From Luteolibacter arcticus, one genomic window encodes:
- the hflC gene encoding protease modulator HflC: MKRPVFILTLVGAFLAFLILSGSLYTVSETEQVFITEFGKPVGTPINADPAKNEAGLHFKKPFIQEINRIEKRILEWDGPATEMPTRDKLYVSVDNFARWRISDPKIYFEKLRDERSALSRLDDIIGSETRNVIASHDLIEVIRSDKDRKPVRDEALAAADSNLGVLPPIREGRAFLDQQILKAAAPKVRSWGIELIDIRFKRINYKPGVIEKIYARMASERQQIAERFRSEGAGEAAKILGRKERDLQQIDSEAYRTQQEIRGKADAEATGIYATAYNSSPSAAEFYQFMKTLETYQTLSKDTTAVFTTDSDLFRLLKRIDPKQE, encoded by the coding sequence ATGAAACGCCCCGTTTTCATCCTGACCCTCGTCGGCGCCTTCCTCGCCTTCCTGATCCTGAGCGGCAGCCTCTACACGGTGAGCGAGACCGAGCAGGTCTTCATCACCGAGTTCGGCAAGCCCGTCGGCACCCCGATCAATGCCGATCCGGCGAAGAACGAGGCCGGCCTGCATTTCAAGAAGCCCTTCATCCAGGAGATCAACCGCATCGAGAAACGCATCCTCGAATGGGACGGCCCGGCCACCGAAATGCCGACCCGCGACAAGCTCTACGTGTCGGTCGACAACTTCGCTCGCTGGAGGATCTCCGATCCCAAGATCTACTTTGAAAAGCTGCGCGACGAACGCAGTGCCCTCTCGCGACTCGACGACATCATCGGCAGCGAGACTCGCAACGTGATCGCCTCCCACGACCTGATCGAAGTCATCCGCAGCGACAAGGATCGCAAACCGGTGCGTGACGAAGCGCTGGCCGCCGCCGACTCGAATCTCGGCGTGCTGCCGCCCATCCGTGAGGGCCGCGCATTCCTCGACCAGCAGATCCTCAAGGCCGCCGCGCCGAAGGTGAGATCGTGGGGCATCGAACTCATCGACATCCGCTTCAAGCGCATCAACTACAAGCCCGGCGTCATCGAGAAGATCTACGCGCGCATGGCCTCCGAGCGCCAGCAGATCGCCGAGCGCTTCCGCTCCGAAGGCGCGGGCGAAGCCGCCAAGATCCTCGGCCGCAAGGAGCGGGATCTCCAACAGATCGACTCCGAAGCCTACCGCACGCAACAGGAAATCCGCGGCAAGGCCGACGCCGAGGCAACCGGCATCTATGCCACCGCCTACAATTCGAGTCCCTCGGCAGCGGAGTTCTATCAGTTCATGAAGACGCTGGAGACCTACCAGACGCTGTCCAAGGACACCACGGCGGTCTTCACCACCGACAGTGACCTGTTCCGGCTGCTCAAGCGGATCGATCCGAAGCAAGAGTAG
- a CDS encoding protein kinase domain-containing protein, producing the protein MVQAGEKIGNHQICADAQGAVATLGSGAGGTTVRAVHVHLQTAAAIKFLRRRSSHPTLEAAAFLTEARAAAGLSHPHIARIHDFGEDAGRLYYVMDLCEGGSLAEHFLRHGPLPPGVALQWLREAASALTHAHRKGLLHRDIKPSNLLISHDHDHDSASLKLIDFGLAARSDDEASAENRVIGTPLYAAPEQLRGEACPASDVFSLGATFLHLLTGRLLAEGDVKAVIAERLSSTGYGHLLHALDPAWRTLLEAMLEIDPALRPADGGVVQSAIEELFAHQQTRPVPWTGGDEGAFAVPAADPEAAWGERLEGTWQDFWRPLETFQPWGGGYRAVAARVDAPEAGWELALYESSDETLLTSLILQGGRLQLHAAALGLGHVLLQRGTGWHALAWPRGEGGDAISWIRAHPEPSVELVLGMLRPLAAGLDGLAADGLENLELHPAMLRISGTTDPVVSIEPPLPVSASKGAVESTMTMGGVAAASLPARLAACIFHFLGGRPVPPAAFMSVRAYAALPRLSEKANRFLSQAIAGQVGVTCSDIVQRLGSDERLPGSSLRSSVSLHPGSSSVFSSRTASGSHSHAASTTVHPPPPEVRAAAVMPPLPSADAAPPLPPPPALSAAALSAPPPVTVSSSAAASVPAKSSRPLGLAVAAVVLVAAIAGGGGWYFLGRPRPLPLPGSTPSASQSTDPSPTPVPTTSPGDAPPPASAQNAALIRVPGDAATLAEAVNRCQEGGTIEIKGGVYREALLITRPLKIRASGGAALEDEGKRISLLTVKGGIEVSVHGLTFRNVDQQGVGDPNANSPLIIAATGARLELDQCILDGGQGDGLSLADKSTGTLSGCRISKNRAFGVRVSGGASATITSGVIQENGAGGVWISNAGSKVSISGGTAITRNAHNGVQVLAGSTADLQGVEISSNRQNGILAKDAGTTVTLGQGCVISDNDTNGLIAGLGASASVTGSRFERNKADGIDTEGATSLNISGSVFDGNGRGGLFFNQGGKAECRVASSEFSRHADFGIVFDGGVVDVRDCKFDGNGMAIHAGSGTQGEIRDNTITPGPLEKVVNFEEGSSITATNNVCE; encoded by the coding sequence ATGGTCCAAGCGGGAGAGAAAATCGGCAATCACCAGATCTGCGCCGACGCCCAAGGGGCTGTGGCGACCTTGGGATCTGGAGCGGGTGGGACCACCGTGCGCGCCGTTCACGTCCATTTGCAAACGGCCGCCGCGATCAAGTTCCTGCGCCGTCGCAGCAGCCATCCGACGCTGGAGGCCGCGGCATTTCTCACCGAAGCGCGCGCCGCAGCGGGGCTTTCCCACCCCCACATCGCGCGAATCCATGACTTCGGCGAGGATGCGGGCCGCCTCTACTATGTCATGGACTTGTGCGAGGGGGGCAGCCTCGCCGAACACTTCCTCCGCCATGGGCCGTTGCCGCCGGGGGTAGCCTTGCAATGGCTGCGCGAGGCCGCCTCTGCGCTCACCCATGCTCACCGGAAAGGCCTGCTCCATCGTGATATCAAGCCATCCAACCTGCTGATCTCCCATGACCATGATCACGACAGCGCCTCGCTGAAGTTGATCGATTTCGGTTTGGCGGCCCGCTCCGACGACGAGGCCTCCGCCGAGAACCGCGTGATCGGCACGCCGCTCTATGCCGCTCCCGAGCAATTGCGCGGGGAGGCCTGTCCCGCGTCCGACGTGTTTTCGCTCGGTGCCACCTTCCTGCACTTGCTCACGGGCCGGCTTCTCGCGGAAGGCGACGTCAAGGCGGTCATCGCCGAGCGGCTCTCCTCGACCGGCTACGGTCATCTCTTGCACGCGCTCGATCCCGCATGGCGCACTCTCCTGGAAGCGATGCTGGAGATCGACCCTGCGCTCCGCCCGGCGGATGGCGGGGTCGTCCAGTCCGCCATCGAGGAACTCTTCGCTCACCAGCAGACCCGCCCGGTGCCATGGACCGGGGGAGACGAAGGGGCCTTCGCGGTGCCGGCCGCCGATCCGGAGGCGGCGTGGGGCGAGCGCCTGGAAGGCACGTGGCAGGACTTCTGGCGCCCGCTCGAGACATTCCAGCCGTGGGGCGGGGGATACCGTGCCGTCGCCGCGCGAGTGGATGCTCCGGAAGCCGGCTGGGAGCTGGCTTTGTACGAGTCGTCGGATGAGACGCTGCTTACCAGCTTGATCCTGCAAGGAGGACGGCTTCAGCTCCACGCGGCCGCCCTTGGGCTAGGCCATGTCCTGCTCCAGCGTGGCACCGGCTGGCATGCCTTGGCATGGCCTCGTGGCGAGGGTGGCGACGCCATTTCCTGGATCCGCGCTCATCCGGAGCCCTCGGTGGAACTGGTCCTTGGAATGCTGCGCCCTTTGGCGGCGGGTCTGGACGGACTCGCTGCAGATGGCTTGGAGAACTTGGAACTCCACCCTGCGATGCTCCGGATCTCCGGTACCACCGACCCGGTGGTATCGATCGAGCCCCCACTGCCGGTCAGCGCGTCAAAGGGAGCGGTCGAGAGCACCATGACCATGGGTGGCGTCGCGGCCGCCTCGCTACCTGCTCGCTTGGCCGCGTGCATCTTTCACTTTCTCGGCGGGCGGCCCGTTCCTCCCGCCGCGTTCATGAGTGTGCGCGCCTATGCGGCACTTCCCCGGCTTTCCGAAAAGGCCAACCGCTTTCTTTCCCAGGCAATCGCGGGCCAGGTGGGAGTGACGTGCTCGGACATCGTGCAGCGCTTGGGCAGTGACGAACGGCTGCCGGGAAGTTCGCTGCGATCTTCGGTCTCCCTTCATCCAGGGTCATCATCGGTGTTCTCCAGCCGCACGGCCTCGGGGAGTCACTCGCATGCCGCTAGCACTACCGTTCATCCACCGCCACCGGAAGTTCGTGCTGCCGCGGTCATGCCGCCACTGCCGTCCGCGGATGCCGCCCCCCCCCTCCCACCACCTCCCGCTCTTTCCGCCGCCGCTTTGTCCGCGCCGCCACCCGTCACGGTTTCCTCGTCCGCGGCGGCCTCCGTTCCGGCGAAGTCATCACGGCCCCTTGGACTCGCCGTGGCCGCGGTCGTGCTGGTGGCGGCTATTGCCGGAGGCGGGGGTTGGTACTTTCTCGGGCGGCCACGGCCGTTGCCACTCCCGGGTTCCACGCCTTCCGCCAGCCAGTCCACTGACCCCTCTCCCACGCCCGTCCCCACGACCTCCCCGGGGGATGCCCCGCCGCCGGCTTCCGCTCAAAACGCCGCGCTGATTCGTGTGCCCGGCGATGCCGCCACCTTGGCGGAGGCCGTGAATCGTTGTCAGGAGGGCGGCACCATCGAGATCAAGGGAGGCGTCTACCGGGAGGCTCTCCTCATTACCCGGCCGCTCAAGATCCGGGCGTCCGGCGGAGCCGCCTTGGAGGACGAGGGCAAGCGCATCTCCCTGCTCACCGTGAAGGGAGGGATCGAGGTGTCTGTGCATGGTCTAACTTTCCGGAATGTGGACCAGCAGGGGGTGGGTGATCCGAACGCGAATTCGCCGCTGATCATCGCCGCCACCGGTGCCCGGCTCGAACTTGACCAGTGCATCCTCGATGGCGGCCAAGGCGACGGCCTGAGCCTAGCCGACAAGTCGACCGGCACGCTGTCCGGCTGCCGCATTTCCAAGAACCGGGCATTCGGCGTGCGAGTCAGCGGCGGAGCGTCCGCCACCATCACCTCCGGCGTCATCCAGGAAAACGGCGCCGGCGGGGTGTGGATTTCCAATGCCGGTTCCAAGGTTTCGATTTCCGGGGGCACGGCCATCACACGCAACGCACACAACGGAGTCCAAGTCTTGGCAGGCTCGACAGCGGACCTTCAGGGCGTTGAGATCTCGTCGAACCGCCAGAACGGAATCCTCGCCAAGGATGCCGGCACCACCGTCACGCTCGGCCAGGGCTGCGTCATCTCCGACAACGACACCAACGGATTGATCGCGGGACTGGGGGCTTCGGCAAGCGTGACCGGCAGCCGGTTCGAGCGGAACAAGGCCGACGGCATCGACACCGAGGGTGCCACGTCCCTGAATATCTCCGGATCGGTTTTCGACGGCAACGGGCGGGGCGGCCTGTTTTTCAACCAGGGCGGGAAGGCCGAGTGTCGCGTCGCAAGCTCCGAGTTTTCCCGACATGCCGACTTCGGCATCGTCTTCGACGGGGGGGTGGTGGACGTGCGTGACTGCAAGTTCGATGGCAATGGCATGGCGATTCACGCGGGCAGTGGCACCCAAGGCGAGATTCGGGATAATACCATCACTCCGGGGCCGCTGGAGAAGGTCGTGAACTTTGAGGAAGGGAGCTCCATCACTGCGACTAACAATGTCTGTGAGTGA
- a CDS encoding glycine zipper domain-containing protein, producing MNPPSTRWQSSLLPFAAVTVFAIFTNSCAQTADGRLAQGQGTAIGAVAGGLLGYAIGGQRGAVAGAALGGAGGFAYGSHIANKKAKYASTEKWLDDCIKDAESKRSDATAYNKKLDGRLAALQRDIRAARAANDTAKLKTLKGQIRTEKKEAIQQRDSYKKEAELQRGAIREAGSEAPGKVKLLQNSTKGIESQAVGIDNKVERYAALESQIDV from the coding sequence ATGAATCCTCCATCCACTCGCTGGCAATCGAGCCTCCTTCCATTCGCGGCCGTCACCGTATTCGCCATCTTCACCAATAGCTGCGCCCAGACAGCGGACGGCCGCCTGGCACAGGGACAAGGAACCGCCATCGGAGCGGTCGCCGGCGGATTGCTCGGCTATGCAATCGGCGGTCAGCGCGGCGCGGTCGCCGGGGCGGCGCTTGGGGGAGCCGGTGGCTTTGCCTACGGCTCTCACATCGCCAACAAGAAGGCCAAGTATGCGAGCACCGAGAAATGGCTGGATGATTGCATCAAGGATGCCGAGTCGAAGCGCAGTGACGCCACCGCTTATAACAAGAAGCTTGATGGTCGCCTGGCCGCCCTCCAGCGGGACATCCGCGCTGCCCGCGCCGCCAATGACACGGCCAAGCTCAAAACCCTCAAGGGCCAGATCCGCACTGAGAAGAAGGAAGCCATCCAGCAACGGGACAGCTACAAGAAGGAAGCCGAGTTGCAGCGCGGTGCGATTCGCGAGGCTGGCTCCGAGGCGCCCGGCAAGGTGAAATTGCTCCAGAACAGCACCAAGGGAATCGAAAGCCAGGCGGTCGGCATCGACAACAAGGTCGAACGCTATGCGGCCCTCGAATCGCAGATCGACGTCTGA
- a CDS encoding S41 family peptidase, giving the protein MRSHRHVTLAAVVMFVGAGTLAHAELDAAASGLWRSFLLRYRELSLTQLGDAELDALAREHLIGRLGARYRSWKKEDYADLGALIAAIREKEPERDSFQLVELALAAMLPAIDRYGGYETAADMARFQEAVRQGPGGSVQMTIEHDKAGRLLCFPLAEGPADRAAVLPGAELLAVDGIAVERKELVAVKFAFIGPPASVVRVKVRQPHGKTEELMITRDREPASVVASDGPLGLNIRIRKFDRGSAKLLRELLREHAAKANRLTLDLRGNPGGLRDEAVLAVSLFLPEGTPIGTFVSRGGKESLKDGNGVEVSPESIRIVLDRRTASGAEFLAASLREGLPGKVMVFGGPSYGKAHSTARAGTEGGGMLTLTEAELATASGFTWDKAGVEPDHRAK; this is encoded by the coding sequence ATGAGAAGCCACCGACATGTCACCCTCGCCGCGGTTGTGATGTTCGTAGGGGCGGGAACGCTGGCTCATGCCGAACTGGATGCTGCGGCGAGTGGACTTTGGCGCAGCTTCCTCCTGAGATATCGGGAGCTTTCGCTGACGCAACTGGGCGATGCCGAGCTCGACGCCCTCGCGCGCGAACACTTGATCGGCCGTCTGGGGGCGAGGTACCGCAGTTGGAAAAAAGAAGATTACGCGGACCTGGGAGCGTTGATCGCGGCCATCCGGGAAAAGGAACCGGAGCGCGATTCCTTCCAACTCGTGGAATTGGCGCTCGCTGCAATGCTGCCAGCGATCGACCGCTACGGCGGCTACGAAACCGCAGCCGACATGGCACGTTTTCAGGAAGCGGTCCGTCAAGGCCCCGGGGGTTCGGTGCAAATGACCATCGAGCATGACAAGGCGGGTCGTCTGCTTTGCTTCCCACTGGCGGAGGGGCCTGCCGACCGGGCTGCCGTGCTACCGGGGGCGGAGCTTCTGGCGGTGGATGGGATCGCGGTGGAGCGCAAGGAACTGGTCGCGGTGAAGTTTGCGTTCATCGGACCGCCCGCCAGTGTGGTGCGGGTCAAGGTGCGGCAACCTCATGGCAAGACCGAGGAGTTGATGATCACCCGCGACCGCGAGCCGGCATCCGTCGTGGCCAGCGACGGCCCGCTCGGACTGAACATTCGCATTCGCAAGTTTGACCGTGGTTCCGCGAAGCTGTTGCGCGAGTTGCTCCGCGAACACGCGGCCAAGGCCAACCGGCTGACGCTGGATCTGCGGGGTAATCCCGGCGGACTGCGTGACGAGGCGGTGCTGGCGGTGTCGTTGTTTTTGCCCGAGGGGACCCCGATCGGCACCTTTGTCTCGCGGGGGGGGAAGGAGTCCCTCAAGGATGGCAATGGGGTCGAGGTCTCGCCCGAGAGTATCCGCATCGTCCTGGACCGGCGGACGGCCAGCGGCGCGGAATTCCTGGCCGCCAGCCTGCGGGAGGGATTGCCCGGGAAGGTGATGGTGTTTGGCGGGCCCAGCTACGGCAAAGCGCACAGCACGGCACGGGCTGGCACCGAGGGTGGCGGGATGCTCACGCTCACGGAGGCTGAACTCGCCACCGCCTCCGGCTTCACGTGGGACAAGGCCGGAGTCGAGCCGGATCACCGGGCGAAGTGA
- a CDS encoding AAA family ATPase, translating to MSDLISARQTARRLEDAVRTVVRGQDGALRNILASLAAGGHVLVEDVPGTGKTTLAKAIARAVSGVGFKRVQFTPDLLPGDILGVSIFDPRTQEFRFRPGPVFADILLADEINRASPRTQSALLEAMAERQATIDGERHDLNGLFFVIATQNPVEFRGTYPLPEAQMDRFMVQSRLGYVTPEEERAILSDQIDTHPVDRLEPVINRDDLVGLLGATRTVRISDELRGYIVDIVSSTRGRDDVQLAASPRASIALMKMAQALSLFEGREFVVPETIQTVAADVIAHRMVISPEAKLSGVTGRQVVADILEEVPVPV from the coding sequence ATGAGCGATCTCATCTCCGCCCGCCAAACCGCCCGCCGCTTGGAAGACGCCGTCCGCACCGTGGTGCGCGGCCAGGACGGTGCCCTGCGCAACATCCTTGCCAGTCTCGCCGCCGGCGGCCACGTACTCGTCGAGGACGTGCCCGGCACCGGCAAAACCACGCTCGCGAAGGCCATCGCCCGCGCCGTGTCCGGGGTCGGCTTCAAGCGCGTGCAATTCACGCCCGACCTGCTGCCCGGCGACATCCTCGGTGTGTCCATCTTCGATCCCCGCACCCAGGAGTTCCGCTTCCGGCCCGGCCCGGTCTTCGCCGACATCCTGCTGGCGGATGAGATCAACCGCGCCTCCCCGCGCACCCAGTCCGCTCTGTTAGAAGCGATGGCCGAGCGTCAGGCGACCATCGATGGCGAGCGCCACGACCTCAACGGCCTGTTCTTCGTCATCGCCACGCAGAATCCGGTCGAGTTCCGCGGCACCTATCCGCTGCCGGAAGCACAGATGGACCGCTTCATGGTGCAGAGCCGCCTCGGCTACGTCACCCCGGAGGAAGAGCGGGCAATCCTTTCCGACCAGATCGACACGCATCCGGTCGATCGCCTCGAACCGGTGATCAACCGCGACGATCTCGTTGGCCTGTTAGGCGCGACCCGCACGGTCCGCATCAGCGATGAACTGCGCGGCTACATCGTCGACATCGTCTCCTCTACCCGTGGTCGCGACGATGTCCAGCTCGCCGCCAGCCCACGCGCCTCGATCGCCCTGATGAAGATGGCCCAAGCGCTGTCCTTGTTCGAAGGCCGCGAGTTCGTCGTGCCGGAAACCATTCAAACCGTCGCGGCCGACGTGATCGCCCACCGCATGGTCATTTCCCCGGAAGCGAAGCTCTCCGGTGTGACCGGCCGCCAGGTGGTCGCCGACATTCTGGAAGAAGTCCCGGTGCCGGTGTAG
- a CDS encoding sialate O-acetylesterase produces the protein MKSLSTLAALAIGFGPLAAAPVAITNFNMESAPTARSDGAITSTLATGWTHTNLSGATGVFTFNTTTTTRYYNEADFADTQPSGGAHGTMAGPNFAGLSGDGSGRIDQTLAATLAASTQYTLAVALGHRTVDSGAAATASTVTLELLAGGVSLGTIVANPAAGVWDDSGTNPDDTWADSSLVFVSGANPAQLGQAITIRFTKSGAGGNYMDLDNVRLDATPVVTPPAVDLNQGLVAYFPFETDAANRAGATDGTLRSGALAGQPGGQVGNALSLRSTGGSANEHLNVAIGFGGAPSDTNLGNNFTISTWYQLDQPPSGSASGRYFVFEGDGSTGQGFEVSYGLRDLSLGTPGLNDGQIFTDTTTTSPAGANSLNRADAATAGWHHVLQTYSSNGTVTTITTYIDGVAAGTLTPQTSAMIDGGLNFGAARSAVLDRGFDGKIDEVALWTRVLNAEEIAGVRSLGLAGSPIANPPLISSFTASPETSSPGGQVTLSWSVSGAETVVISPGVGTVAASGSAVVSVSDPVTYTLAATGADGAQDRKSRAITVSKGPIHVFLLGGQSNMQGVGQKSKLVPLGLDSIPEVMLYHSTGTSSTGGANQWITVRANGFDSASFGPEIGFAEATRVLRSGERVALIKHAVGGTSLQVKWKPGASNADNANFGVEYATFVSTVNNAITALRAQGYQPVIDGMLWQQGEQDSKAGINTGGDGNATSAIDYGANLKHFVARVREQFAADISPQGLRFVLGQVTPYYPAGGTLETDYPARDTIRQAQLDADADSGAALSIVNTGTVPTNDVEFPVHEQELDGYRDTDEAHFNAAAQLRLGRRMAYEMFGLAPQSYLEWSDDFDLAGDADDDDDRDGSSNFLEFAAGSDPTDATSVIRPAAGFEVVSGAPFLTTSFPVNLNARGVAWQVEYSENLVAWNPGSGPVLLTASYPVPGIAHWKFRAPVGTAGHPAGFLRMAAKAVPELVP, from the coding sequence ATGAAGTCCCTATCAACACTCGCCGCACTGGCGATTGGCTTCGGCCCGCTCGCTGCGGCTCCCGTCGCAATCACAAATTTCAACATGGAGTCGGCACCGACCGCGCGTAGCGACGGGGCCATCACCAGCACCCTGGCGACCGGGTGGACCCATACCAACCTCAGCGGAGCGACCGGCGTCTTCACCTTCAACACCACGACCACCACCCGCTATTACAACGAAGCGGATTTCGCCGACACCCAACCCTCCGGCGGGGCTCATGGCACTATGGCAGGACCGAATTTCGCCGGCCTCTCCGGCGATGGCAGCGGCAGGATCGATCAGACGCTCGCCGCCACGCTCGCCGCCAGTACCCAATATACCCTCGCTGTCGCCCTGGGCCATCGCACTGTGGATTCCGGCGCTGCGGCTACGGCTTCCACAGTCACCCTCGAACTCCTTGCAGGTGGGGTATCGCTCGGCACCATCGTCGCCAATCCCGCCGCCGGTGTGTGGGACGACAGCGGGACAAATCCGGACGACACCTGGGCCGACTCTTCACTCGTGTTCGTCTCCGGTGCGAATCCAGCACAGCTCGGACAAGCCATCACCATCCGGTTCACCAAATCGGGCGCGGGTGGCAACTATATGGACCTCGACAATGTCCGCCTCGACGCCACCCCCGTCGTCACCCCGCCTGCCGTTGATTTGAACCAAGGGCTGGTCGCCTATTTCCCTTTCGAAACGGATGCCGCCAACCGTGCCGGCGCAACCGACGGCACCCTCCGCTCAGGCGCGCTCGCCGGACAACCCGGCGGGCAGGTCGGAAACGCGCTGTCGCTCCGCAGCACCGGCGGATCCGCGAACGAGCACTTGAACGTGGCGATTGGCTTCGGCGGCGCCCCCAGCGACACAAATCTGGGCAACAATTTCACGATCAGCACGTGGTACCAACTGGATCAACCGCCATCCGGCAGTGCCTCGGGCCGCTACTTCGTGTTCGAAGGCGACGGCAGCACCGGCCAGGGCTTCGAGGTATCGTACGGCCTTCGTGACCTCTCGCTCGGCACGCCGGGTCTCAACGATGGCCAGATCTTCACCGACACCACCACGACCAGTCCCGCAGGGGCGAATTCGTTGAACCGTGCGGATGCTGCCACCGCCGGCTGGCACCACGTCCTGCAAACTTACTCCAGCAACGGCACGGTGACCACGATCACCACCTACATCGACGGGGTGGCAGCGGGCACGCTCACCCCGCAGACCTCGGCGATGATCGATGGCGGGCTGAACTTCGGTGCCGCCCGTAGCGCCGTCTTGGACCGCGGCTTTGACGGCAAGATTGATGAAGTTGCCCTGTGGACGCGGGTCTTGAATGCCGAGGAGATCGCCGGCGTACGCTCCTTGGGCTTGGCCGGCTCGCCAATTGCCAATCCGCCCCTGATCTCCTCGTTCACCGCGTCTCCCGAAACCTCCAGCCCCGGCGGACAGGTGACGTTGTCGTGGTCGGTGAGCGGTGCCGAAACTGTCGTGATCTCGCCAGGCGTCGGCACCGTTGCCGCGAGCGGTTCGGCGGTGGTATCAGTCAGCGACCCCGTCACCTACACGCTCGCCGCAACGGGAGCGGACGGCGCACAGGATCGCAAATCGCGGGCGATCACCGTCAGCAAGGGCCCGATCCACGTCTTCCTTCTCGGCGGCCAGTCGAACATGCAGGGGGTGGGACAGAAATCCAAGTTGGTCCCGCTTGGCCTCGATTCAATCCCCGAGGTCATGCTCTACCACTCCACCGGCACCTCCAGTACCGGCGGGGCCAACCAGTGGATCACCGTCCGGGCGAATGGCTTCGACAGCGCCAGCTTCGGCCCCGAAATCGGCTTCGCGGAGGCCACCCGCGTCCTCCGTAGCGGGGAACGGGTCGCCCTCATCAAGCACGCCGTGGGCGGCACCAGCCTGCAGGTCAAATGGAAGCCCGGCGCGAGCAACGCGGACAACGCGAACTTCGGCGTCGAATACGCCACCTTCGTCAGCACGGTGAACAACGCGATCACCGCGCTGCGGGCCCAGGGATACCAACCGGTGATCGACGGCATGCTGTGGCAGCAGGGCGAGCAGGATTCCAAGGCCGGCATCAACACCGGCGGGGATGGCAATGCCACCAGCGCCATCGACTACGGTGCGAACCTGAAACACTTCGTCGCCCGCGTCCGCGAACAATTCGCGGCCGATATTTCCCCGCAGGGTCTGCGCTTCGTGCTCGGTCAGGTGACCCCCTACTACCCGGCGGGCGGCACACTGGAAACGGACTACCCGGCCCGCGACACGATCCGCCAGGCACAGCTCGACGCCGACGCGGATTCCGGGGCGGCGCTGTCCATCGTCAACACCGGCACCGTGCCCACCAACGACGTGGAATTCCCGGTGCATGAACAGGAACTCGATGGTTATCGCGACACCGATGAAGCCCACTTCAACGCCGCCGCCCAACTCCGCCTCGGCCGCAGGATGGCCTACGAAATGTTCGGGCTGGCTCCGCAGAGTTACTTGGAGTGGTCGGATGATTTCGATCTCGCCGGCGACGCGGATGACGACGACGACAGAGATGGCTCCTCTAACTTTCTGGAATTCGCGGCCGGAAGCGATCCGACCGATGCTACAAGCGTCATTCGCCCGGCAGCCGGGTTCGAGGTGGTCTCCGGCGCTCCTTTCCTGACGACCTCCTTCCCGGTCAATCTCAATGCAAGAGGTGTGGCCTGGCAGGTGGAATACTCGGAGAACCTGGTCGCTTGGAACCCGGGCAGCGGCCCGGTGCTCCTCACCGCCAGCTACCCGGTGCCGGGGATCGCACACTGGAAATTCCGGGCGCCCGTCGGCACGGCGGGCCATCCGGCCGGCTTTCTGCGGATGGCGGCAAAAGCTGTGCCCGAGCTGGTTCCCTGA
- the hflK gene encoding FtsH protease activity modulator HflK, translated as MPGPPPLSSLRFPKPRFGLVLRLIFLIPLGILLLSGIFSSFYTVSPESVAVIQRFGKFTNVAEPGLHFKIPFGVDTATIVPIRRQLKLEFGFNSPGATNRDQASENPALERDMVTGDLNAAQVEWIVQYGISEPQKYLFHVRDPGPTLRDLTESVMREVIGDRTVDEVLTIGRTEIETESLVKLQKLLEHIEMGVKVEQIQLKNVNPPGPVQHSFEEVNRAQQEREQMINEANGQYNRVIPKARGTAQQTIATAEGYAFRRVNEAQGDVARFQQLLLQYDKAPAITKQRLYLETMNEVLPKLGNKVILDEDAKQFLPLMNLNQAVAPAR; from the coding sequence ATGCCCGGACCACCTCCACTTTCTTCCCTCCGCTTTCCCAAGCCCCGCTTCGGCTTGGTGCTGCGGCTGATCTTTCTCATCCCGCTGGGGATCCTGCTGCTTTCCGGGATCTTTTCGTCGTTTTACACCGTCAGCCCGGAGTCGGTGGCGGTGATCCAGCGTTTCGGGAAATTCACGAATGTCGCCGAGCCAGGCCTGCATTTCAAGATCCCCTTCGGCGTCGATACCGCGACCATCGTGCCGATTCGCCGGCAACTGAAGCTCGAGTTCGGCTTCAACTCACCCGGCGCGACCAACCGCGACCAAGCCAGTGAAAACCCGGCGCTCGAACGCGACATGGTCACCGGTGACCTCAACGCCGCCCAAGTGGAGTGGATCGTCCAGTACGGCATTTCCGAGCCCCAGAAGTACCTCTTCCACGTCCGCGACCCCGGCCCAACCCTGCGCGACCTCACCGAAAGCGTGATGCGCGAGGTCATCGGCGACCGCACTGTCGATGAAGTGCTGACGATCGGCCGCACCGAGATCGAAACCGAGTCGTTGGTGAAGCTGCAAAAGCTCCTCGAGCACATCGAGATGGGCGTCAAGGTCGAGCAGATCCAGCTCAAGAACGTCAATCCGCCCGGCCCGGTGCAGCATTCCTTCGAGGAAGTGAACCGCGCCCAGCAGGAGCGCGAGCAGATGATCAACGAGGCCAACGGCCAGTACAACCGGGTCATTCCGAAGGCACGCGGAACCGCCCAGCAAACCATCGCCACCGCGGAAGGCTACGCCTTCCGCCGCGTCAATGAAGCGCAAGGCGATGTCGCCCGCTTCCAACAGCTCCTGCTCCAGTATGACAAGGCCCCTGCCATCACCAAGCAGCGCCTCTATCTGGAAACGATGAACGAGGTCCTGCCCAAGCTCGGCAACAAGGTGATCCTCGATGAGGACGCCAAGCAGTTCCTCCCGCTGATGAATCTCAACCAAGCCGTGGCACCCGCCCGCTGA